The stretch of DNA GATTTCGATCGTGAAATAATCTCCCGGCCTGGGCACCGTGCCGTGATGGCCGAGACAGATCCAGTCCCGATCCCAGACGGCACGTTTTTCGAATTCGAACCATTCGGCCGAAGTGTAGCAGGCCGCCGGTAACGGCCGCGCCGTCTCGAAATCCTCGGTCGCGCTATCCATGCCGGCGAGAAGCTCGCGCAGCACCGGCGAAAGACGAAAATCATCGTCAGGTGCAGAGTTGAAGCCCAAGGCCTTTCCCCCTTTGTTCAATAGTGCCGATTTGACCGGCGGGTCCGCTTCACGCCGCGCGGCAGGTCTGCCGGAATTGGTCGTTTTTCCGGATCGCGGGATGTTAGGATGCATGGTAGCGACGGCCCCGGCGGCGTGCAACGCGAATGGCAGGGGCGGTCCGGGATCTGAAATCGCAGCAACAGAATTACGGATTTTTGGCAGGGAGGAATCATGGCTCGCAAAACAGCGGTCCACAACGACCGCGCGCCGGATATGCGCGGGTTCTTCAATTGGGGATTGAAGATTTCCGACATGGACGAATTGTTCATCGCCACGGGACGGCCCGCCTGGGCGGCGGACGGTTCGGTCGTGAGCCCCGGCGATGCAGTGCGCCAGACGCAATATATCCTTGAGGACATGGAGAAGTTTCTTGCCGAAGCCGGCTATGCGAAAGATGACCTGATCCGGATTGAATATACGTTCACCAAAGAGGTGGGCGAGGATCAGTACGAGGCAGTCTTCCGTGTTTTTGCCGACTGGCTCAAGGACGTAGCGGTGAAACCCGCCGCCAGCACACTCCGGATCGTTGACGGCCTCGCCCTGGCCGGCCTCGTCGTCGAATACGAATTCTGGACCGCGAAATAAAACGCGAAATAAAAAATGCCGCGGGGCCCCGGGCCCAGCGATTGTCCGGATGCGCGACGCCCGGCCCCGATCGGGGCCGGGGTTCAGCGTTGCAAATTTGCGACATCCCGTCACTTTCTCCCGAAACACCGTTCACGATCCGTGTGATCGCATTGAAGGCCCGGCGCGCTCCGCGTTAGGTGTGGGAGAGGCCCCCGCGACCCGCGGCGATGTGACGAGCGCCGCCGGACCTGATCGTTGGTGGGAAAAACAATCAAAGATAGATAATGATTAGGAGTTTTCATGACGGGCATTCGCGCCACGGCCGCTGTTGCGGCGACTTTCCTTTTTGCGCCGGCGCTGGCGCAGGCGCAGGACGATACGCACTGGTTCAAGAAAGAGAGCGTCTACGCCTTCGGTACCGCTGGCTACAGCATTCTTGAGGATTCGAGCGTGACCAGTTCGGCTGGCAACGCCGAAATCGAAACCGATGGCGGTTGGGGGGTTCTCGGCGGTCTCGGCTACGATATCGGCCCTGTCCGGCTGGAGCTGGAAGGCAATGCCCGGTCCAACGAGGCCGATCAGGTCTCGGTTCTGGGTACCAGCGCGAGCGGAGACATCGATTCCTACGGGCTCATGGCCAATCTGTGGCTGGACTGGGATATGCGCCAGGAAACCGGCATGCCCCTGATTCCCTATCTCGGCGGTGGGCTCGGCTGGGCACATCTCGAGGCGGACGGCATCGCCACCGGGGGCACGACGCTGGTCGACGATTCCGACGACCAGGTGGCCTTCCAGTGGGGAACCGGGTTTGCCTACGGTCTCGGGGAGAATGTCCAGTTAACGGTCGATTACCGCTATTACATTGCGTCCGACCCCGAGTTTACCGACACGGCCGGCGGCCGCGCCGAGCTCGACTACGACAGCCACCTGATCGGGGCCGGGCTGCGCTGGTATTTCAACCCGCGCAGCTAGCCGACAACGACGGGAGCGGGGTGCGAGATGGCGGAAAACCGGCCGCGCACCCCCGCTTTCCCGGACATCCGGCGCCGCCACAGGCGGACGCCCCTTGCCAATCCGATCTGCCCGCCTCATCTTTCCGGTCATCGCCATCGGACCGGGACAGAGGGAGATTCGCGGGCATGAGCCTGAGCACAGACGAGGCACGCATCCAGCGTTGCTACGAATTGGCGCTGCGCGCGGTGCAGCACGGCAGCGAGCCCTTCGGCGCGCTGCTGGTCAAGGACGACACCATCATCATGGAGGCGGAAAACGCGACCCGGAAGGGCGAAGACCCGACGCGCCACGCCGAGACGGAGCTGCTTGACCGGGCGCTCCGCGAACTCGGCATCGATGGTGTCCGCGGCGCCACAATCTATACCAGCACGGAGCCGTGCCTCATGTGCTGCGGCAAAATGTATTGGGCGGGTCTCGCGCGACTCGTGTTCGGAGTCCGTATTTCAGAGTTGCGCAAGCTCATGGATTTCGACTACCGGCTGACCGCCGACGGACTTTTTGAGAGCATGAGCCCGCGAATTCCCGTCTCCGGTCCAGTGCTGGAGGCCGATGGCCTGGCGCAGCACCGCACCTTCTGGACCGCGCGCGACTAAACGGCGCCTTCCGCCACGTTGCGCGTTCCAAACCGGTCGAGCGCCGCGGTTGCTTCCTCGCGGGTCATCACGTCGCCGAATTGCTGAATGATGTTCTCGAGCGCGGCCTGATGCTCGCGCTCCGAGAGCGCAGCACAGCAATCACGCAACATCACCACATCAAAATCCATCATCATCGCGTCCCGCGCCGTCGTCTCGCAGCAGATATTTGTCTTGGTTCCGGCGATAAAAAGGCTTCTGAACCCTCGGCTCCGGAGCATGCGCTCCAATGGCGAAGATCCGGGGATGAGCGCGCTGTAGCGGTTCTTGATTATGAATACGTCGCCTTCGCCAGGCTCCAGCTCGGGCCAGAGCTTCTGGCCCGGCGCCTCGGGGCGCAGGCTTTGGATGGTGCGCGTGCGCACCTCGTCGGAGACGAAGCGGTTGAAGAACCCGTCCCAGTCGCTGCCCCCCTCGCCGACCGGCTGGTTGGCGTGAACCACCCAGATCACCGTGCCGCCCCGCTCACGCAATGCAGCCGCGAACTCGTTGATATTCCCGACAATTCCCCGCGAGGCCGGAACCTCGGCCGGGCTCCCCTCGGCGACGAAAGTGGGCTGCATGTCGATCACCACGAGTGCGGCGCGCGAAGCGTCGATGGCATCAAACAAATGGTAGCGGCCCCGGCGCGCGATAACACGGTCGGCGACCTCCTTGCTGACATCCGAGTCATGCATGCCGCTGCTCCTTCATCAGACCTTGATTCGATCCTCAAGAAAGGGATCGCCCTGCGTCGCCGTCTCCGCATCGAGCAGCGTGCCACAGGACGGACAGAAGAACCGGCGCACCACCACATCATCGGCGGTGGTATAGATCCCATCCACCTGATTGAGCGGCGCCTCGTCGAGACGGGCCTTCTCCTTCCATGACTGGCTGACGGGCGCGATCGCCGTTTTGCAGGCGGCGCAGGCTGTCATCCAGACCTGGCCCTTTTCCTGCGTGGCCACGAGGCTGGCCGAAAGTCGCTTTGTGTTCATTCCGCAGCCTCCGCCCGAAGCCGATCATCACGCATCTGCTGCCGCCGCTCGGCCGTCGCCGCCTGATCGACCCGGCCGGAAACCGGATCGGCGACCACGCCATAGAGCCTGAGGGCCGAATCGGCCGAGACCGCACCAAGCCGCAGATCCGTCTCGACCGCGGCCACCTCGCGCGCCAGAGGATCGCCAAACCCGCCGCCGCCATTCCAGCGCACATAGAGCCCGTCATCCGCGTCGAGCCCATAGAGGCCCCAGGAGATCCGCTCCGACTGGCCAACCATCTCATCGAGCGAGGCCGGCAGAGGCCCGCGATTGGATGGCCCCGACAGCACGTTCTTGACCTTGACGTAGTTCGACGGCCCGCCCGGCAGGCCACCCGCCAGCCCCTCGCTCATGGGACAGGTAATGCCCTTGCCCGAGATGACGAAACCGATCCCGCCCGCGGGCGAGCCATGGGGCACGATCGCGTATTCGGCGCCCATGCCGCCGCGATACTCACCGGCCCCGCCCGAATCGGGCATCATGCGCCGGAACAGGTAGAGGACGGGAAATTCCGATTCCATCTGTTCCACATTGGCCATGCGCGAAATCGGGTTGGGCACTTCACCGCCCACATCGATCCCATCGGCGAAACTGCGGGCCCCGCCAGCGCCGCCGAAGGTCTCGGTCATGATCCCGATGGCGTCCTCGTTTCGCTGGTTCTTGCCGAAAAGGAACAGCGCCACGTGGCTGCCGTGCCAGACCGCGGTCGCTTCGTCCGCCAGGGTTTCACTGGCCGACAGCATCTTCGAGATGCAGGTCACGCTGGCATTGTTTACCGACTGGATGGCGCCCACCGTCGCAACGGAAACCGGCGCCGGTCGTGTGCAGTTCACGATCGTGCCCTCGGGCGCGATCATGCGGATAGGCCGGATGACGCCCTCGTTCCAGGTGATGTCGTAGCAAAGCAAGGGGAAGATCGGCGCAAACATGCCCCCCCAGGCGGCCCAGTAGGCGCAGTTGACGCCATAGGCGGTCTGCGGACTGGAGCCGGAAAAATCGAAGGTCAACTCGTCGCCCGTCTTGGTCATGGTGAGCTCGACCCGGAAGCGCTCGCCCTTGAGTTCAAGAAACTGGCGCGACTGCCACTGGCCGTCCGGGAGTTCGCGGAGCCGGGCACGCAGACGCTCTTCCGACTGGCTGACAAGCCGTCTGCAGGCGTCGTCCACCTGCGCCACGCCGTATTTATCGACCAGCTCGGTCATGCGCTCACGCGCGACGTTGTTGCAGGCGATCATGGACCGGATATCGAGCGCCACCATTTCGGACGACCGGACCATGTTCAGCATCGTGTTCAACACGTCATGGCGTATCCGCCCCCGGTCCACCAGCTTGATCCCGGGCGAGGAAAATCCCTCGGTAAAAACATCGGTGGAATCCGGGCTGAACCCGCCGGGATTGAGTGCTCCGATATCATAGACGTGGACGAAGCAGGCACTCCATGCGACGAGCTCGCCCTCGTAGTGGATCGGTGCGACGAGATAGACATCCGATGTATGCAGCGCTGCCGTATAGGGATCGTTGAGCAGGAACACATCGCCTTCGAAGATATCGCCCTCGAAGTTCCGGATAATGTGCTTGCAGGCCTGGCTGGCACTGGTCAGATGGTGCAGGAAACCCACGCCACCCATCAGCAGTTCACCCTTCGCCGAGTAAAGGGACACCATCAGGTCATGTCCCTCGTTGGTGATGGCGCTGCCCGAGACATGCTTGAGCGTGATGACCGCCTCGTCCACGACGCGAAACAGTCGATGGCGAATGATTTCGAAGGTAATGGGATCGAAGGACATAGCTTAAAACTCGATCACGATGTTGCGATAAGGGTCCATGCGTGCACGGTGCCCGTCCTGGACGACGATGGTGGTGATGGGGGTCAGGATCACGGCCGCCCCCTCGATCACATTGCCCGGCTTCAAAGCCTCGAACCGATAGATCCTGCCGTCAACGAAAGAATCCGCGTTCAATGCGTAGATGCGCTTTGTGCCGATCAGCGCGGCCGCCGGATCCGCCGGGCCTTCCTCGAGCGGCACCATGCCGGGCGTGTTCAGCCGGCCCCGGGCCGTGAGACGGACCATCCGGATCTCGACTCCGGCCTCCTTGTAGGCCGAGCCCTTGCCGTATTTATCTTCGTAAAGCTGCTCGAAATCAGCGACCAGTCGCTCAAGCCCCGCCTCGTCCAGCGGCATATCGGCGCCGACCCGCGTGGTCACCTCATGCACCTGGCGGCGATAGCGCAGATCGGCTGCCAGATCCAGTTCGATCCGGTCATCCGAGAACCCTTCCTCGCGGAGGCGTGCCTGGCCTGCGGTGATGAGCGCCGACAGCAATTCGTTTAACGTCTTTACCTCGCCCGGCACACGAATGGCGCAAGGTGTCGAGAATTCGTGCACCACGTCCGAGGCCACCATGCCATAAGCGCAGTTGACGGAAGCGGTATAGGGAATGATGACGCGGCGAACACTGAGTTCGGCGCCGAACGCGTCTGCCAGAAGGGCGCAACTGCCCCCGAAGGCATGGATACTGAATTCGCGCGGATCATGGCCACGCTCCACCGTGACCTTACGGATGAGATCGGTGATCTGGGCGGCGGCGACCTTGTAGACGCCGACAGCCGCTTCCTCGACATCAAGGCCGAGGGGCCGGGCCACTTTTTCTTCGAAGGCACGGCGCGCACCCTCAACGTCCAGCGACAGCGATCCGTTGAGGAAGGTCGTCGGATCCATATAGCCGATCAGGGTCATCACATCGGTCAGCGCAGGCTCTGTCCCGCCCAGGCCGTAGCAGACCGGCCCCGGATTGCTTCCGGCGCTCTCCGGTCCGATGCGAAGCGATTTCGTCGCTGCATCAGCGCGTACCAGGCTGCCGCCGCCGGCACCGATCGAGACGATGTCGAGCTTGGGCGCCGTATAGTGGTAGCGGTCGACGATCGGTTCGCGGGCGTACTCCAGAAGCCCGCCGCGAATGACACCGACCTTGAAGGTGGTGCCGCCCATGTCGGCCGCGATCACGTCGTCCTCGCCCATGAGCTGACCCAGATCCTGACTGCCGATCAGGCCTGCCGCCGGGCCGCATTCGAGCATGCCGATCGAACGCTCCGCCGCCTCTTCGGCCGAGAGCAGCCCGCCATAGCCCTGCATCACCAGGACCGGCCCCTCATAGCCAGTCGATTTGAGCTGTTTTTGCAGATCGGTCAGATAAGCGTGGGTGACCGGCCCGGTATAGGCGTTGATCACGGTTGTCGATGTGCGTTCGTATTCGCCGGGCACCGGCGCAATCTCCTTGGATAGGGAGACATAGATTTCGG from Alphaproteobacteria bacterium encodes:
- a CDS encoding hydantoinase B/oxoprolinase family protein; this encodes MSFDPITFEIIRHRLFRVVDEAVITLKHVSGSAITNEGHDLMVSLYSAKGELLMGGVGFLHHLTSASQACKHIIRNFEGDIFEGDVFLLNDPYTAALHTSDVYLVAPIHYEGELVAWSACFVHVYDIGALNPGGFSPDSTDVFTEGFSSPGIKLVDRGRIRHDVLNTMLNMVRSSEMVALDIRSMIACNNVARERMTELVDKYGVAQVDDACRRLVSQSEERLRARLRELPDGQWQSRQFLELKGERFRVELTMTKTGDELTFDFSGSSPQTAYGVNCAYWAAWGGMFAPIFPLLCYDITWNEGVIRPIRMIAPEGTIVNCTRPAPVSVATVGAIQSVNNASVTCISKMLSASETLADEATAVWHGSHVALFLFGKNQRNEDAIGIMTETFGGAGGARSFADGIDVGGEVPNPISRMANVEQMESEFPVLYLFRRMMPDSGGAGEYRGGMGAEYAIVPHGSPAGGIGFVISGKGITCPMSEGLAGGLPGGPSNYVKVKNVLSGPSNRGPLPASLDEMVGQSERISWGLYGLDADDGLYVRWNGGGGFGDPLAREVAAVETDLRLGAVSADSALRLYGVVADPVSGRVDQAATAERRQQMRDDRLRAEAAE
- a CDS encoding acetone carboxylase subunit gamma, coding for MNTKRLSASLVATQEKGQVWMTACAACKTAIAPVSQSWKEKARLDEAPLNQVDGIYTTADDVVVRRFFCPSCGTLLDAETATQGDPFLEDRIKV
- a CDS encoding outer membrane beta-barrel protein encodes the protein MTGIRATAAVAATFLFAPALAQAQDDTHWFKKESVYAFGTAGYSILEDSSVTSSAGNAEIETDGGWGVLGGLGYDIGPVRLELEGNARSNEADQVSVLGTSASGDIDSYGLMANLWLDWDMRQETGMPLIPYLGGGLGWAHLEADGIATGGTTLVDDSDDQVAFQWGTGFAYGLGENVQLTVDYRYYIASDPEFTDTAGGRAELDYDSHLIGAGLRWYFNPRS
- a CDS encoding nucleoside deaminase, which produces MSLSTDEARIQRCYELALRAVQHGSEPFGALLVKDDTIIMEAENATRKGEDPTRHAETELLDRALRELGIDGVRGATIYTSTEPCLMCCGKMYWAGLARLVFGVRISELRKLMDFDYRLTADGLFESMSPRIPVSGPVLEADGLAQHRTFWTARD
- a CDS encoding RidA family protein — translated: MARKTAVHNDRAPDMRGFFNWGLKISDMDELFIATGRPAWAADGSVVSPGDAVRQTQYILEDMEKFLAEAGYAKDDLIRIEYTFTKEVGEDQYEAVFRVFADWLKDVAVKPAASTLRIVDGLALAGLVVEYEFWTAK
- a CDS encoding cysteine hydrolase — protein: MHDSDVSKEVADRVIARRGRYHLFDAIDASRAALVVIDMQPTFVAEGSPAEVPASRGIVGNINEFAAALRERGGTVIWVVHANQPVGEGGSDWDGFFNRFVSDEVRTRTIQSLRPEAPGQKLWPELEPGEGDVFIIKNRYSALIPGSSPLERMLRSRGFRSLFIAGTKTNICCETTARDAMMMDFDVVMLRDCCAALSEREHQAALENIIQQFGDVMTREEATAALDRFGTRNVAEGAV
- a CDS encoding hydantoinase/oxoprolinase family protein — encoded protein: MSYVVATDVGGTCTDTVVFSDEHGVALGKALSTPPEFANGVMASIKTAADDLGITVEELFRDTRLFVHGSTVVDNAILTRSGGATALVTTRGFEDTLAMTRAAYGRWGGLTEEEIKHPVKTHRARPLVDKSAILGVTERVDAAGEVVVELDERQTEAALRDLLNRTGAEAVAVSLLWSFANPAHEEKIREIIGRIDPEIYVSLSKEIAPVPGEYERTSTTVINAYTGPVTHAYLTDLQKQLKSTGYEGPVLVMQGYGGLLSAEEAAERSIGMLECGPAAGLIGSQDLGQLMGEDDVIAADMGGTTFKVGVIRGGLLEYAREPIVDRYHYTAPKLDIVSIGAGGGSLVRADAATKSLRIGPESAGSNPGPVCYGLGGTEPALTDVMTLIGYMDPTTFLNGSLSLDVEGARRAFEEKVARPLGLDVEEAAVGVYKVAAAQITDLIRKVTVERGHDPREFSIHAFGGSCALLADAFGAELSVRRVIIPYTASVNCAYGMVASDVVHEFSTPCAIRVPGEVKTLNELLSALITAGQARLREEGFSDDRIELDLAADLRYRRQVHEVTTRVGADMPLDEAGLERLVADFEQLYEDKYGKGSAYKEAGVEIRMVRLTARGRLNTPGMVPLEEGPADPAAALIGTKRIYALNADSFVDGRIYRFEALKPGNVIEGAAVILTPITTIVVQDGHRARMDPYRNIVIEF